The Prosthecomicrobium sp. N25 genome contains the following window.
CCCGCCCGGCGCTCGAGGCGCCGCGCGGGCGGGTTCCGCCGCCATCACGGAACGGCTTGCCATGACCGAAGCGACAGCCGCCGAACTCGACCTCGTCAAGGCGCATGCCCGTGCCGAACGGGGGCGGCGGCGGGGCGCCTTCCTGCTGGTCGCGCCGCTGCTCGTCTTCCTGGTCTTCACCTTTCTGGTGCCGATCGGGGACATGCTGAGGCGGTCCTTCCTCGACGGCGACGTGGCGTCGGTCTGGCCGCGGACCGTGGCCGTGACCCGCGCTTGGGACGGCGGCGGCGAACCGCCCGCCCTCCTCTGGCCGGCGCTGGCGGCCGACATCAAGGCCTCGGCGGCGGCCGACACGGTGGCGGTCGCGGCCCGGCGGGTGAACTATGCGGTCGACGGCGGACGGACCCTGGTCATGAAGACGGCGCGACAGATCGGCAGGATCGAGGCGCCGCCGAACGGAGACTGGCGGACCGTCTTCGCCCAGATCGATCCGGCCTGGATACGGCCCGAGACGACGAGGGCCTTGCGGCGCGCCTCGGGCCCGGTCACCGACTTCTACCTCCTGTCGGCGCTCGACCTGCGCAAGACCGAAACCGGTGCGATCGTCTCCGCGCCCGAACGGGACCGGATCTACCGCACGATCCTGCAGCGGACCTTCTCGGTCGCAGGGCTCGTCACCCTGCTCACCCTGCTGATCGGCTACCCCTACGCCTACCTGATGACGCGGGCGGGCCGGCGCGTCGCGGCGCTGATGACCGTGTTTGTGCTCTTGCCGTTCTGGACCTCGCTCCTCGTGCGGACCGCGGCCTGGATCGTCCTGCTGCAGGATCAGGGCATCCTGAACAACATCATGCTGGCCCTGGGCATCGTCGACCAGCCGCTGCGCCTGATCTTCAACCGGGTCGGCGTCGTCGTCGCGATGACGCACGTGCTCCTGCCCTTCATGGTGCTGCCGCTCGCGGCGGTGATGCGCGGCATACGTCCCGAGACGGTGCGCGCCGCCCGCTCGCTGGGCGCCACGCCCGCGACTGCCTTCCGCCGCATCTATTTCCCGCAGACGCTTCCCGGGGTCGCCGCCGGCGCTCTCCTCGTGTTCATTTCGGCCATCGGCTACTACATCACGCCCGCGCTGGTCGGCGGCGCCGACGACCAGATGATCTCCTGGTTCATCGCCTTCTTCGTCAACGACACCATCAACTGGGGTCTCGCCGCGGCGCTCGGTGTCGTTCTGCTCGGCTGTACCGCCGTCCTGTCGATCCTCTATGCCAGGATCGCCGGCGGCCGCCGCCTCGCCTGAGGAGACCGACATGCCGCAACCGACCATGCCCCTGACGCCGCTCGAGCGGATCTCCTCCCTGCTGCTGGCCGCCGTCGCGGTGCTGACCGGCATCTTTCTGATCGCGCCCATCCTGGCCATCGTGCCGCTCGGGTTCTCGGACGGCGAGTTCCTGGTCTACCCGATCCGCGCCTTCTCGCTGAAGTGGATGGAGGCCTTCTTCGCATCGGAGAAGTGGTCGCTCGCCGTGAAGAACTCCTTCGCGATCGGCGCCGCCTCGGCCGTGATCGCGGCCGTGCTCGGCACCGCGGCGGCGGTCGGGCTCGCGCGCAGCGACTTCCCCGGCAAGAAGGTCGTCACGGCGCTGCTGCTGTCGCCCCTCGTCGTCCCGGTCGTGATCTACGCGGTCGGGCTCTACTTCTTCTTCGCCCCCCTCGGGCTGACGCAGACCTACACCGGCATCGTGCTGGCCCACGCCGCGCTGGGGAGCCCCTTCGTGGTGGTCACCGTCGGCGCGTCGCTCGCGGGCTTCGATCACAACCTCATGCGCGCCGCCGCATCGCTCGGGGCTCCCCCCTTGCTCGCCTTCCGGCGCGTGATGCTGCCGCTCGTGTTGCCCGGCGTCGTCACCGGGACCCTCTTCGCCTTCGCGGCCTCCTTCGACGAGGTGGTCACCGTCCTGTTCCTCGCCGCGCCCCAGCAGCGGACGATCCCGCGCGAGATGTTCTCCGGCCTGCGCGAAAGCCTCTCCCCGATGATCGCCGCCGCCTCGATCGTCATGATGGTCGCGGCCCTCCTGCTCCTGGTGGCGGTCGAACTCCTGAAGCGCCGGACCGAACGGATGCAGGCGGGCCGAAAGGACGCGGCCTGACCGGCACCGGCCGGTCATCACGGCTCCGCAGGCCTTGGTGTGGACCGGACCGGCAAATCTGCGGCCACGTGGCAACGCAGTGAAGTTCGGCACGAGATCAGGCCGGGCGTCCCTCAAGCCTGACGGTCGGGGCGACCGCGCGGGCCACATACAGGTACGACGCCTTCGAGCGGCTGGTCGTGCGCTCGCTCACCAACGGCACGCCGAACGGAACCACGCACTCCATCTACGACACGCGCGACCGCCCGATCGCCGAGACCAACGGGGCCGGCGTCACGCTCCGGGAATATATCTGGCTCGACGACCTGCCCGTCGCGGTCGACGGCGCGAACCTGGCCACGCCGACGCTCCTGCACGTCCACAACGACCACGTCGGCCGCCCCTTCATGATGACCGACGCCGCCCAGGCGGTCGTCTGGCGGGCGGTCTACGAATCCTTCGGCAAGGTCCATTCGATCACCGGCAGCGCCACCCTCGACGCCCGCTTCCCCGGCCAGTGGTTCCAGCTCGAGGCGGGCCTCCATTACAACTGGCACCGCCACTACGACCCGACCCTCGGGCGGTATGCCCAACCCGACCCGCTCGGCCTCGCCGCGCTCCGGGCAGACGGCTCGAGCCTTTACGGCTATGCTCGCCAGAGCCCGCAGATATGGGTCGATCCGGAGGGAGGTTCCGTCCCGCCCGGACCCACGCCGCCAATGGAAGACTGGCTCCAGGACCGGTTTCACGGAAACGACTACTCCGTATGGTCCTGCACTTTGTGAGAGATCGAGCTCATTGGTGAATAGGCGGGGAGCACGTCACGCCCATCCGGCGGAAGCTCGCGGACCAAAAAAAACA
Protein-coding sequences here:
- a CDS encoding ABC transporter permease, which produces MPQPTMPLTPLERISSLLLAAVAVLTGIFLIAPILAIVPLGFSDGEFLVYPIRAFSLKWMEAFFASEKWSLAVKNSFAIGAASAVIAAVLGTAAAVGLARSDFPGKKVVTALLLSPLVVPVVIYAVGLYFFFAPLGLTQTYTGIVLAHAALGSPFVVVTVGASLAGFDHNLMRAAASLGAPPLLAFRRVMLPLVLPGVVTGTLFAFAASFDEVVTVLFLAAPQQRTIPREMFSGLRESLSPMIAAASIVMMVAALLLLVAVELLKRRTERMQAGRKDAA
- a CDS encoding RHS repeat-associated core domain-containing protein, with amino-acid sequence MRSLTNGTPNGTTHSIYDTRDRPIAETNGAGVTLREYIWLDDLPVAVDGANLATPTLLHVHNDHVGRPFMMTDAAQAVVWRAVYESFGKVHSITGSATLDARFPGQWFQLEAGLHYNWHRHYDPTLGRYAQPDPLGLAALRADGSSLYGYARQSPQIWVDPEGGSVPPGPTPPMEDWLQDRFHGNDYSVWSCTL
- a CDS encoding ABC transporter permease gives rise to the protein MTEATAAELDLVKAHARAERGRRRGAFLLVAPLLVFLVFTFLVPIGDMLRRSFLDGDVASVWPRTVAVTRAWDGGGEPPALLWPALAADIKASAAADTVAVAARRVNYAVDGGRTLVMKTARQIGRIEAPPNGDWRTVFAQIDPAWIRPETTRALRRASGPVTDFYLLSALDLRKTETGAIVSAPERDRIYRTILQRTFSVAGLVTLLTLLIGYPYAYLMTRAGRRVAALMTVFVLLPFWTSLLVRTAAWIVLLQDQGILNNIMLALGIVDQPLRLIFNRVGVVVAMTHVLLPFMVLPLAAVMRGIRPETVRAARSLGATPATAFRRIYFPQTLPGVAAGALLVFISAIGYYITPALVGGADDQMISWFIAFFVNDTINWGLAAALGVVLLGCTAVLSILYARIAGGRRLA